The genomic segment AAACAACTAGGTGATAGAGGGTCAATCGATAACTGACAAAAAACCCAGCAAAATGGAATGCAAGGGAGTCACATTCGTGATGTAGATCAATTTCCTATAGATATGCACACTGATAGTCTGTTTGCGTGCTAATCAAATTGCTGCAACTGATATTTTTGCTCAAGGTTTTTTAGCCAGGCCTTGTCCCGGTTGACCTCATTCAAAGCCTCCTGGAACCTCCCGACAACTTCATCAGAGACCTGCAGGTTAAAGGCATAGCAAAGATCGCCTGAGCTCAGGCGGAGCTTGACCTCATAATCTTCAATATTCTGCCCCGTTTGTTTGAGGATTTTCAGTGCTGTCAGCTCATCCTCGGCCACCAGCTCCACCCGGCCTCGCACCAACATCATGACCGACTTGTGATAGGATTTTGCCGGAAAGATATTTTCGACCGGGACATCGTGATCCAGCAGGGTTTGCTCACCCAGTGCGCTGCGTACCGCTGCAAACCTGTATTTAGCTGCATCCTGTACCGAATTAAGCTTGATCCCATCCCCTTTCTTGCCCAGAAAAATCACATTCATCTCATAGATAGGGCAGGCCCATTTGAAGTGAACTTCACGGGATGGGATACGGGTGGTTGAAAACAGGACAGTGTTGTTCTTATGAATGGTCAGAGAGAATCCCCGGGCCCAGGGATAGATCTTGATAGGGTTGGGCTTTATTTCTAACTGCTGCCAGACCCTGTTCAGCAGCTCGACCGCATAGCCTTTCACCTCTCCATCATTAGGGTCGGTATAGTTAAAGGGCGCATAGTTCTCTGAAAGATACTCCAACTTATCCAAGCCTGCCGAATATGAACAATAGCTCAGGCCTAAACAGATGAAGCACAAAAAACGACAACAACTGCTCATACTTTTAACCCCTATGCTCCTGAACCCATCGCAGCAAAAGACTGAGCCACCATCAGTCACTGC from the Dongshaea marina genome contains:
- a CDS encoding substrate-binding periplasmic protein, translated to MEYLSENYAPFNYTDPNDGEVKGYAVELLNRVWQQLEIKPNPIKIYPWARGFSLTIHKNNTVLFSTTRIPSREVHFKWACPIYEMNVIFLGKKGDGIKLNSVQDAAKYRFAAVRSALGEQTLLDHDVPVENIFPAKSYHKSVMMLVRGRVELVAEDELTALKILKQTGQNIEDYEVKLRLSSGDLCYAFNLQVSDEVVGRFQEALNEVNRDKAWLKNLEQKYQLQQFD